The proteins below come from a single Arthrobacter sp. zg-Y1171 genomic window:
- the rph gene encoding ribonuclease PH has protein sequence MTTAANSPVSTSSSTVVRSDGRTPDQLRSITITRGWSKQAEGSALIEFGNTRVLCTASLTPGVPRWLKGEGKGWVTAEYAMLPRATNTRNDRESVKGKLGGRTHEISRLIGRSLRSIIDTKALGENTIVLDCDVLQADGGTRTAAITGAYVALADAVAWAKENKLIARNASPLLDTVAAISVGIIDGVPMLDLPYVEDVRAETDMNVVVTGSGKFVEVQGTAEGAPFDRAELDALLDLALAGTAELAVIQRQTLGLA, from the coding sequence ATGACAACCGCCGCAAACAGCCCTGTTTCCACCTCTTCCTCCACCGTCGTCCGCTCCGATGGCCGCACTCCCGACCAGCTGCGGAGCATCACCATTACGCGCGGCTGGTCGAAGCAGGCCGAAGGTTCGGCGCTGATCGAGTTCGGCAATACCCGGGTGCTGTGCACGGCGTCGCTGACCCCCGGCGTTCCGCGCTGGCTCAAGGGCGAGGGTAAGGGCTGGGTCACCGCCGAATACGCGATGCTCCCGCGGGCCACCAACACCCGCAACGACCGCGAATCGGTCAAGGGGAAGCTGGGCGGGCGCACGCACGAGATCTCCCGGCTGATCGGCCGCTCGCTGCGGTCCATCATCGACACCAAGGCCCTGGGCGAGAACACGATTGTCCTGGACTGCGACGTCCTGCAGGCCGACGGCGGCACCCGCACCGCCGCCATCACGGGCGCCTATGTGGCCCTAGCCGACGCCGTGGCCTGGGCCAAGGAAAACAAGCTCATTGCCCGCAACGCTTCACCGCTGCTGGACACCGTGGCGGCCATCAGCGTGGGCATCATCGACGGGGTCCCGATGCTGGACCTGCCGTACGTCGAAGATGTCCGGGCCGAAACCGACATGAACGTGGTGGTCACCGGCTCGGGCAAGTTCGTCGAGGTGCAGGGCACCGCTGAAGGTGCTCCGTTCGACCGCGCCGAGCTTGACGCCCTCCTCGACCTGGCCCTGGCAGGTACCGCAGAACTGGCCGTCATCCAGCGGCAGACCCTGGGCCTGGCCTAA
- a CDS encoding DUF2017 domain-containing protein, translated as MATGFKLTRKGITANLEPGERDLLRKLFSDVQALLEPDTAADADPLAAMVGIDPSAAVPDDSALLRLLPAGTTGNDDDALEFRRFTERSLRESKQSALRAAALQLEAAPLRLDTEQAQLFARALNDVRLVLADRLGLEDGEDAERLHDITDPSKAEDLDGYLALVYNFVTWLQETLMQALLDSLR; from the coding sequence GTGGCCACCGGCTTCAAGCTCACCCGCAAGGGCATTACCGCAAACCTGGAACCGGGGGAGCGGGACCTGCTGCGCAAGCTCTTCTCCGATGTGCAGGCCTTGCTGGAACCTGACACTGCCGCGGACGCCGATCCGCTCGCGGCCATGGTCGGCATCGACCCATCGGCGGCCGTTCCGGATGACTCGGCCCTGCTGCGGCTCCTCCCCGCCGGCACCACGGGGAACGACGACGACGCCCTCGAGTTCCGGCGGTTTACGGAACGGTCGCTGCGCGAATCAAAACAAAGCGCCCTGCGCGCCGCCGCGCTGCAGCTGGAGGCGGCTCCGCTGCGCCTGGACACCGAGCAGGCGCAGCTCTTTGCGCGCGCCTTGAACGATGTCCGGCTGGTGCTTGCCGACCGCCTGGGCCTGGAAGATGGCGAAGATGCCGAGCGGCTGCATGACATCACCGATCCGTCCAAGGCCGAGGATCTGGACGGCTACCTTGCGCTGGTGTACAACTTCGTCACATGGCTGCAGGAGACACTCATGCAGGCGCTGCTCGACTCCCTGCGCTGA
- a CDS encoding S9 family peptidase produces the protein MRRLSSLGVAVSLALATAPATATAAEPAVTELGGTLPGGATWAAQLPQDWNGKLVLYSHGFRPGPDNPARDPGFESTAQALTARGFAVASSSYAATGWALGTAVEDQLGTLAAFSAAAGEPVRTIAFGTSMGGLVSSLIAETPDSGVDGAVSTCGLLGGGINLNNYQLDGLHALAELLLPGADLQLTGFRTAQEADVTINALMGALQQAQATPEGRARLALAAALMNTPTWFSGDTEPDRKDYAAQQEAQYNWLLQTIPFVVGSRASIVNAADGDSGWNQGVDYGSLLRDSAQRQQVKALYRSAGLDLRRDLHTLTSTADTAPDPEALEWMDRTSTPHGDLLMPVLTMHTLADILAPVEYMEEYAQTVREAGTGALLRQSYVERTGHCTFTDAERVGAVLAMDERLDTGRWGNLAEPRQLDRAAESLGLGEADFIRYRPEEFVNDRDYPQDPGSGHGHGHGHGHGHGHGRGR, from the coding sequence ATGCGCAGACTTTCATCTTTGGGGGTTGCCGTTTCGCTGGCCCTGGCAACCGCCCCGGCAACGGCAACCGCGGCAGAACCCGCCGTCACGGAGCTCGGGGGGACGCTTCCCGGCGGAGCAACGTGGGCGGCACAGCTGCCGCAGGACTGGAACGGCAAGCTGGTGCTCTACAGTCACGGCTTCCGCCCCGGACCCGACAACCCGGCCCGGGACCCGGGTTTCGAATCCACCGCCCAGGCACTGACCGCCCGGGGATTCGCGGTCGCTTCCTCGTCCTATGCAGCCACCGGCTGGGCCCTTGGAACAGCGGTCGAGGACCAGCTGGGCACCCTGGCCGCCTTCTCCGCTGCGGCTGGCGAACCTGTCCGGACCATCGCCTTCGGCACCTCGATGGGCGGCCTGGTCAGCAGCCTCATCGCCGAAACCCCGGACAGCGGCGTGGACGGAGCGGTGAGCACCTGCGGACTGCTCGGCGGCGGAATCAACCTGAACAATTACCAGTTGGACGGCCTCCACGCACTCGCCGAGCTGCTCCTGCCCGGAGCAGACCTGCAGTTGACCGGATTCCGCACCGCACAGGAAGCCGATGTCACCATCAATGCCCTGATGGGCGCGCTGCAGCAGGCACAGGCGACGCCGGAGGGCCGGGCCCGGCTGGCATTGGCGGCGGCCCTGATGAACACACCAACCTGGTTCAGCGGGGACACGGAACCGGACCGGAAGGATTACGCCGCACAGCAGGAAGCGCAGTACAACTGGCTGCTGCAGACAATCCCGTTTGTGGTCGGCTCGCGTGCCTCGATAGTCAACGCCGCGGACGGTGACAGCGGCTGGAACCAAGGAGTGGATTACGGCTCCCTGCTGCGTGACTCGGCGCAGCGGCAGCAGGTCAAGGCGCTGTACCGCAGTGCCGGCCTGGATCTGCGCCGGGACCTGCATACCCTCACCTCCACCGCGGACACCGCACCGGATCCGGAAGCCCTGGAGTGGATGGACCGCACCTCGACCCCGCACGGGGACCTCCTCATGCCGGTGCTGACCATGCATACCCTGGCCGACATCCTGGCGCCGGTGGAGTACATGGAGGAGTACGCCCAGACGGTTCGGGAAGCCGGCACCGGTGCGCTGCTGCGCCAGTCCTACGTCGAACGGACCGGGCACTGCACCTTCACCGACGCGGAGCGGGTCGGCGCGGTGCTGGCGATGGACGAGCGCCTTGACACCGGCCGCTGGGGGAACCTGGCCGAGCCCCGGCAGCTTGACCGGGCAGCCGAATCACTGGGACTGGGGGAAGCGGACTTCATCAGGTACCGTCCCGAAGAATTCGTCAACGACCGGGACTACCCGCAGGACCCGGGCTCCGGTCACGGACACGGGCACGGGCATGGACACGGGCACGGGCACGGAAGGGGCCGCTGA
- a CDS encoding DEAD/DEAH box helicase, with protein MSSETLFGAGASLPPAYPGRAAWGTAPKLRQWQAEALEKYFASNASDFLAVATPGAGKTTFALRVANELVERGIVNRITVVAPTDHLKRQWADAAAKVGLAIDPNFKNADGRHGHGFIGVAVTYAQVASKPMLHRAKTEAARTLVILDEIHHGGDALSWGDGIREAFEPAVKRLSLTGTPFRSDTAAIPFVEYVEDRDGIRRSKADYTYGYGQALKDHVVRPVMFMAYSGQMRWRTSAGDEMAASLGEAAVTKDITAQAWRTALNPTGEWIPAVLAAADRRLTEVRRSVPDAGGLVIATDHDDARAYAGWLKKIMGESPTVILSDDAKASEKIEEFSAGTQRWMVAVRMVSEGVDVPRLAVGVYATSTATPLFFAQAVGRFVRARKRGETASVFLPSVPNLMALANQMEVERDHALDRPDNHLEEEGFGLEDSLMEAANREEKASGELTKQKFEALESQASFDRVLFDGGEFGTGGALGSEEEQDFLGIPGLLDADQMSTLLRQRQHEQLSRRGRRSGAAAEEVPAEAPEVVDHRRLTELRGELAKNVSAWSARSGMPHGVVHSELRRICGGPPVAQANEEQLNKRLKKLQDWFIGRK; from the coding sequence GTGAGTTCCGAAACCCTGTTCGGCGCCGGTGCGTCCCTGCCACCCGCCTACCCCGGGCGCGCCGCCTGGGGCACCGCCCCGAAGCTGCGTCAGTGGCAGGCAGAGGCCCTCGAGAAGTACTTCGCATCCAATGCCAGCGATTTCCTGGCCGTAGCCACCCCGGGCGCCGGTAAAACCACCTTCGCCCTGCGTGTGGCCAACGAACTGGTGGAGCGTGGGATCGTCAACCGCATCACCGTCGTCGCCCCGACAGACCACCTGAAACGGCAGTGGGCCGACGCCGCCGCGAAGGTGGGCCTGGCCATCGACCCGAACTTCAAGAACGCCGACGGGCGGCACGGGCACGGGTTCATCGGCGTGGCCGTCACCTACGCGCAGGTGGCATCCAAGCCGATGCTGCACCGTGCCAAGACCGAGGCCGCCCGCACCCTGGTGATCCTGGACGAGATCCACCACGGCGGTGACGCCCTCTCCTGGGGCGACGGCATCCGCGAAGCGTTTGAGCCGGCAGTTAAGCGGCTTTCCCTGACGGGTACGCCGTTCCGCTCGGATACCGCAGCCATCCCGTTCGTGGAGTACGTCGAAGACCGGGACGGCATCCGCCGGTCCAAGGCCGACTACACCTACGGCTACGGACAGGCGCTGAAGGACCATGTGGTCCGCCCGGTGATGTTCATGGCCTATTCGGGGCAGATGCGCTGGCGGACCAGTGCCGGCGACGAGATGGCGGCGTCGCTTGGCGAAGCCGCGGTGACCAAGGACATCACGGCGCAGGCCTGGCGCACCGCCCTGAATCCCACCGGCGAGTGGATTCCCGCGGTGCTGGCGGCAGCGGACCGCCGCCTCACGGAGGTCCGAAGGTCAGTGCCCGACGCCGGCGGGCTGGTGATCGCCACGGACCACGACGACGCCCGTGCGTACGCCGGCTGGCTGAAGAAGATCATGGGCGAATCACCTACGGTCATCCTGTCCGACGATGCCAAGGCATCGGAGAAGATCGAGGAATTCTCCGCCGGCACCCAGCGCTGGATGGTAGCCGTGCGGATGGTGTCTGAAGGCGTGGACGTGCCGCGCCTCGCCGTCGGCGTCTACGCTACCTCCACCGCAACCCCGCTGTTCTTCGCGCAGGCCGTGGGACGTTTCGTGCGTGCCCGCAAGCGCGGCGAGACGGCGTCGGTGTTCCTGCCCTCCGTGCCGAACCTGATGGCACTGGCCAACCAGATGGAAGTCGAACGCGACCACGCGCTGGACCGTCCGGACAACCATCTGGAGGAGGAGGGCTTCGGCCTCGAGGACAGCCTGATGGAGGCGGCAAACCGCGAGGAAAAGGCCTCCGGCGAGCTGACCAAGCAGAAGTTCGAGGCCCTCGAATCGCAGGCGTCCTTTGACCGGGTCCTGTTCGACGGCGGCGAGTTCGGAACCGGCGGTGCGCTGGGCAGCGAGGAGGAACAGGATTTCCTCGGCATTCCCGGCCTCCTGGACGCGGACCAGATGAGCACGTTGCTGCGCCAGCGCCAGCACGAGCAGCTTTCCCGCAGGGGCCGCCGTTCCGGTGCCGCAGCAGAGGAAGTGCCGGCGGAAGCCCCCGAAGTGGTGGATCACCGCCGGCTGACCGAACTGCGGGGCGAGCTGGCGAAGAACGTTTCTGCCTGGTCCGCCCGCTCCGGCATGCCCCACGGCGTGGTGCACAGCGAGCTGCGCCGGATCTGCGGCGGACCGCCCGTGGCCCAGGCCAACGAGGAACAGCTCAACAAGCGGCTGAAGAAGCTGCAGGACTGGTTCATCGGCCGCAAGTAG
- a CDS encoding DUF3039 domain-containing protein gives MSLPPDPFENDPRRLDDNGTSTATIEREELREELEPGDSERFAHYVRKEKIMESALSGEPVIALCGKVWTPGRDPQKFPVCPTCKEIYEGLRPEGDNPKGKK, from the coding sequence ATGAGCCTGCCTCCCGATCCTTTCGAAAACGATCCCCGCCGCCTGGATGACAACGGTACGTCCACGGCCACCATCGAGCGCGAAGAACTGCGCGAAGAGCTGGAACCCGGCGACAGTGAGCGCTTTGCCCACTATGTGCGCAAGGAAAAGATCATGGAATCGGCGCTTTCGGGCGAGCCGGTGATTGCTCTCTGCGGCAAGGTGTGGACGCCCGGCCGGGATCCCCAGAAGTTCCCCGTCTGCCCCACCTGCAAGGAAATCTACGAGGGCCTGCGTCCCGAAGGTGACAACCCCAAGGGCAAGAAGTAG
- the murI gene encoding glutamate racemase, with translation MSSNPASSSTHPLGTSVHEAIRVKDPDAPIGIFDSGVGGLTVARAVLDQLPNEAVMYVGDTANGPYGPLPIAEVRAKALGVMDELVDSGVKLLVIACNSASAAVLRDARERYTHRYGIPVIEVIQPAVRRAVAATRTGRIGVIGTAATVGSRAYDDTFAAAPHLQVSSVACPAFVEFVEAGITSGPDVLATAEEYLAPLKARDVDTLVLGCTHYPLLTGVISYVMGDGVTLVSSAEETAKDVYRALISHGIERRSQTPPQHTFVATGDSASFELLARRFLGPEVLSVQQVEHVAAHYPTGSMARVTPQMIAAARADAPERTEAHSGGSRNGTV, from the coding sequence ATGAGTTCGAACCCGGCCAGCTCCTCCACCCATCCACTGGGCACGTCCGTGCACGAAGCAATCCGGGTCAAGGACCCGGACGCCCCGATCGGCATCTTTGACTCCGGTGTCGGCGGCCTGACAGTGGCGCGCGCCGTCCTGGACCAGCTGCCCAACGAAGCCGTTATGTACGTGGGGGATACCGCCAACGGACCCTACGGACCCCTGCCGATCGCCGAAGTCCGGGCCAAAGCGCTGGGCGTAATGGACGAACTGGTGGATTCCGGCGTCAAGCTCCTGGTGATTGCCTGCAACTCCGCCTCCGCCGCCGTCCTGCGTGACGCCCGCGAGCGTTACACGCACCGGTACGGCATCCCCGTCATCGAGGTCATCCAGCCGGCGGTCCGCCGCGCAGTGGCTGCTACCCGGACCGGACGGATCGGCGTCATCGGCACGGCTGCCACTGTTGGTTCGCGGGCCTACGACGACACCTTTGCCGCGGCCCCGCACCTGCAGGTGTCTTCGGTGGCCTGCCCGGCGTTCGTGGAGTTCGTCGAAGCCGGCATCACGTCCGGCCCCGATGTGCTGGCCACGGCGGAGGAATACCTGGCTCCGCTGAAGGCCCGGGACGTGGACACCCTGGTCCTTGGCTGTACCCACTACCCACTGCTCACCGGCGTGATTTCCTATGTGATGGGCGACGGCGTCACGCTCGTTTCCAGTGCCGAGGAGACCGCGAAGGATGTCTACCGCGCCCTGATCTCGCACGGGATCGAACGGCGCTCGCAGACCCCGCCGCAGCACACCTTCGTTGCCACCGGAGACTCTGCCTCCTTCGAGCTGCTTGCCCGGCGTTTCCTCGGCCCCGAGGTGCTCAGCGTGCAGCAGGTGGAACATGTGGCCGCGCATTACCCAACCGGCAGCATGGCGCGGGTCACCCCGCAGATGATTGCCGCAGCCCGGGCTGACGCCCCTGAACGCACGGAGGCGCACAGCGGCGGCTCCAGGAACGGCACGGTATGA
- the clpS gene encoding ATP-dependent Clp protease adapter ClpS, which yields MATSTATGTDTLTREETDTLTSSDVPWVVIVWNDPVNLMSYVSYVFQSYFGYSEAKSHRLMLEVHQAGKSVVATGSRESAERDTLAMHSYGLWATFQKADAA from the coding sequence ATGGCTACCAGCACCGCGACCGGAACGGACACCCTGACACGTGAAGAGACGGATACCCTCACGTCTTCGGATGTTCCCTGGGTCGTGATTGTCTGGAACGACCCGGTTAACCTGATGAGTTATGTCAGTTACGTCTTCCAGAGCTATTTCGGCTATTCGGAGGCCAAGTCCCACCGCCTCATGCTGGAGGTCCACCAGGCCGGGAAGTCCGTAGTGGCCACCGGATCCCGGGAATCCGCAGAACGCGATACCCTCGCCATGCATTCCTACGGGCTGTGGGCCACCTTCCAGAAGGCGGACGCGGCTTAG
- a CDS encoding transporter, protein MVAHLLRLKLLLLRNSLKRSPWQLVGIILGALYALGFLAVLIAALFIVGDDPAAARTAVILAGAAAVAGWALIPVVFSGLDLTLDPARFTTYAVPTPQLLTGLAAGGLIGIPGATMLLAVLAQAASWYRFPGALAAALVLSMVAVFTCLIAARVTVAAAVSLTGSRRFRDFTGLLLVIPLVLLGPIIAGAAEGIRAGAEFLPGLADVLAWTPLGAVWAVPGDIALGHYGAAGAKALIAVAFLAVLVLAWKALLLRALVSPPQSAAGRKSAGLGLFSRFPATPTGAVAARALIYWLRDPRYSASLLIVPLLVVVLLFAGNNAGAEAGLMVPLTLGPLVAFMLGFSISADVSYDNTAFALHLATGVSGRADRAGRALACAVVSVPAVLAAAVLPAALTGHADLIAPVLGVSMAALMIGLGVSSAVSARYTYNVPLPGENAFKTPPGSTGRALLVQGAFSLVTFALLVPVLVPGVLAVVLESTLWGVVTLLAGLLLGAAVLILGIRLGGRWLDARGPELLQQVSVNK, encoded by the coding sequence ATGGTTGCGCACCTTCTGAGGCTGAAGCTGCTGCTGCTGCGCAACTCTTTGAAGCGCAGTCCCTGGCAGCTGGTCGGGATCATACTCGGTGCGCTCTATGCGCTGGGTTTCCTGGCCGTGCTGATCGCGGCTCTGTTTATCGTGGGGGATGATCCGGCGGCGGCCCGAACAGCGGTCATCCTCGCCGGAGCCGCAGCGGTTGCGGGCTGGGCCCTGATCCCGGTGGTGTTTTCCGGCCTGGACCTGACCCTGGATCCGGCCCGGTTCACCACCTACGCCGTTCCCACCCCGCAGCTGCTGACCGGCCTGGCCGCGGGCGGGCTGATCGGTATTCCCGGGGCCACCATGCTGCTGGCCGTACTCGCGCAGGCGGCGAGCTGGTACCGCTTTCCGGGGGCGTTGGCCGCAGCACTGGTGCTTTCCATGGTGGCGGTCTTCACCTGCCTGATCGCCGCGCGCGTTACCGTGGCCGCAGCAGTCTCCCTGACCGGATCCCGCAGGTTCCGCGACTTTACGGGGCTGCTGCTGGTCATCCCGTTGGTGCTGCTGGGGCCCATCATTGCCGGTGCAGCCGAAGGGATCCGGGCCGGCGCAGAGTTCCTTCCGGGCCTTGCCGACGTGCTCGCGTGGACGCCGTTGGGCGCCGTCTGGGCAGTACCCGGCGACATTGCCCTCGGCCATTACGGTGCGGCGGGTGCCAAGGCCCTTATCGCTGTGGCTTTCCTGGCGGTATTGGTACTGGCCTGGAAAGCCCTGCTGCTGCGGGCGCTGGTCAGCCCGCCGCAGTCTGCAGCCGGCCGGAAGAGCGCCGGGCTCGGGCTCTTCTCGCGTTTCCCGGCCACTCCCACCGGAGCGGTGGCCGCGCGGGCATTGATCTACTGGCTTCGCGACCCCCGCTACAGCGCTTCACTGCTGATTGTCCCGCTGCTCGTTGTGGTCCTGCTGTTCGCGGGAAACAACGCCGGCGCGGAGGCGGGGCTGATGGTGCCGCTGACGCTGGGGCCGCTGGTGGCTTTTATGCTGGGCTTCTCCATCAGCGCGGACGTCTCCTATGACAACACGGCGTTCGCCCTGCATCTGGCCACCGGTGTGTCCGGGCGGGCGGACCGCGCCGGCCGGGCACTGGCCTGCGCAGTGGTAAGCGTGCCGGCCGTGCTCGCCGCAGCCGTCCTGCCGGCGGCCCTGACCGGGCACGCAGACCTCATAGCCCCCGTACTGGGGGTTTCCATGGCGGCGCTGATGATCGGGCTGGGAGTCTCCAGCGCGGTGTCCGCGCGCTACACCTACAACGTACCGCTGCCCGGGGAAAACGCATTCAAGACCCCGCCCGGTTCCACCGGCCGGGCCCTGCTGGTCCAGGGTGCCTTCAGCCTCGTGACCTTCGCGCTGCTGGTGCCCGTGCTCGTCCCGGGAGTGCTCGCCGTCGTGCTCGAAAGCACTCTCTGGGGCGTTGTGACCCTGCTCGCGGGACTGCTGCTGGGTGCGGCGGTCCTGATCCTCGGGATCCGGCTGGGCGGACGGTGGCTGGACGCGCGCGGGCCGGAACTGCTGCAGCAGGTCTCCGTCAACAAATAG
- a CDS encoding nicotinate phosphoribosyltransferase, whose protein sequence is MNSPAVRHTPNSALYTDHYELTMLQAALHSGTASRRSVFEVFARRLPEGRRYGIAAGTGRILEALENFRFDQPQLDFLARTNVVDERTLAWLADFRFSGNIYGYAEGEAYFPQSPLLIVESTFGEACILETMILSMLNHDSAIASAASRMTSAADGRPCIEMGSRRTHEEAAVAAARAAVIAGFDSTSNLEAGLRYGLKTVGTAAHSFTLLHDSEKEAFTAQTASLGMGTSLLVDTYDVERGVRTAVEVAGPSLGGVRLDSGDLVAQARWVRDLLNELGNAKTRIMVTSDLDEFAIAALASAPVDAYGVGTSLVTGSGAPTAGMVYKLVSREGDDHEFVSVAKAAKNKVSLGGRKYALRRLDEHGTATAEVIGIGHAPADDGNDRTLLHQFVADGVVQPGWTGPEAVTRAAKQHAASLAELPTSVNRLQRGEPVIPTEYEE, encoded by the coding sequence GTGAACAGTCCCGCCGTCCGGCACACCCCGAATTCAGCCCTCTATACGGACCACTACGAGCTCACCATGCTCCAGGCCGCCCTCCACTCGGGTACGGCTTCCCGCCGGTCCGTGTTCGAAGTCTTTGCCCGGCGGCTGCCGGAAGGCCGCCGCTACGGCATCGCGGCGGGAACGGGCCGCATTCTCGAAGCCCTGGAAAACTTCCGCTTCGACCAACCGCAGCTGGACTTCCTGGCCAGGACCAACGTGGTGGACGAACGCACGCTGGCGTGGCTCGCGGACTTCCGGTTCTCCGGCAACATCTACGGCTACGCCGAGGGCGAGGCGTACTTCCCGCAGTCCCCCCTGCTGATCGTTGAATCCACCTTCGGCGAAGCCTGCATCCTCGAAACGATGATCCTGTCCATGCTCAACCACGACAGTGCCATTGCCTCCGCGGCTTCCCGCATGACCTCCGCTGCCGACGGACGCCCGTGCATCGAAATGGGTTCGCGCCGCACCCATGAGGAAGCGGCCGTTGCCGCGGCCCGCGCGGCAGTGATCGCCGGCTTCGACAGCACTTCCAACCTCGAGGCCGGCCTGCGCTACGGCCTGAAAACCGTGGGCACCGCCGCGCATTCCTTCACCCTGCTGCACGATTCCGAAAAGGAAGCCTTCACCGCGCAGACAGCATCGCTGGGTATGGGCACCTCCCTCCTGGTGGACACGTACGACGTCGAGCGGGGAGTCCGCACCGCGGTGGAAGTCGCCGGACCGTCGCTGGGCGGCGTGCGGCTGGATTCAGGCGACCTCGTGGCGCAGGCGCGCTGGGTCCGGGACCTGCTCAACGAGCTGGGCAACGCGAAGACGCGCATCATGGTCACATCCGACCTGGACGAGTTTGCGATTGCAGCCCTGGCCTCGGCTCCCGTGGACGCCTACGGCGTCGGTACCTCCCTGGTCACCGGCTCCGGGGCTCCCACCGCCGGCATGGTCTACAAACTGGTCAGCCGCGAGGGAGACGACCACGAGTTCGTCTCCGTTGCCAAGGCCGCGAAAAACAAGGTCTCGCTCGGCGGGCGCAAGTACGCACTGCGCCGGCTGGACGAACACGGCACGGCAACCGCCGAGGTGATCGGCATCGGCCATGCACCGGCGGACGACGGCAACGACCGTACGCTGCTGCACCAGTTCGTGGCCGACGGCGTTGTCCAGCCCGGCTGGACCGGACCGGAGGCGGTGACGCGTGCTGCCAAGCAGCACGCTGCGTCCCTTGCCGAACTGCCAACCTCGGTGAACCGCCTGCAGCGCGGCGAGCCGGTTATCCCCACCGAATACGAGGAGTAA
- a CDS encoding isochorismatase family protein, with the protein MARALIIVDVQNDFCEGGSLAVAGGADLAGEITDYVETSAGRYDLVAATQDWHIDPGAHFSDTPDFVDSWPPHCVAGTPGAQPHPDLDTELVDAFFRKGQYEAAYSGFEGVLAPDVEVPLGEPEAEPETAAETLSLDDWLRDNDVDEVVVLGLAADYCVRATALDAIAAGYTTAVIPELCRGIKRETTLAAWAELEDAGVEIIDL; encoded by the coding sequence ATGGCCCGCGCCCTGATAATCGTCGACGTGCAGAACGACTTCTGTGAAGGCGGCTCGCTGGCTGTGGCCGGCGGGGCCGACCTCGCGGGGGAAATCACCGACTACGTGGAAACCTCCGCCGGCCGGTACGATCTGGTCGCCGCCACCCAGGACTGGCACATCGATCCCGGTGCGCATTTCTCGGATACCCCGGACTTCGTGGACTCCTGGCCTCCGCACTGCGTCGCCGGCACCCCCGGCGCCCAGCCGCACCCGGACCTGGACACCGAACTGGTGGATGCCTTCTTCCGCAAGGGCCAGTACGAAGCGGCGTATTCCGGTTTTGAGGGCGTCCTGGCGCCGGACGTCGAGGTTCCCCTCGGGGAGCCGGAAGCCGAGCCGGAGACAGCCGCCGAGACGCTGAGCCTCGACGACTGGCTGCGGGACAACGACGTGGACGAGGTGGTGGTGCTGGGCCTTGCCGCTGACTACTGCGTACGCGCCACTGCCCTGGACGCCATCGCTGCCGGCTACACCACCGCGGTGATCCCGGAACTGTGCCGCGGCATCAAGCGCGAGACCACCCTCGCGGCCTGGGCCGAACTCGAAGACGCCGGCGTGGAGATCATCGACCTCTAG
- a CDS encoding MBL fold metallo-hydrolase, producing MKLTIVGCSGSFPGPASPASCYLVTANDGVRDWRILLDLGNGSLGALQRYMDLRDIDAVLLTHLHPDHCMDLCGLHVAVHWDPSGWNRDRIKVWGPAATADRMATAYGLELDPGMHEDFEFSNWTAGSAVQIGPFTVTPYPVRHPAEEAYALRVEARTLDADGEPALRTLAYSGDTDSCPGLEDAARDTDVFLCEAAFHEGRDDAIEGVHLTGRRAGAAATAAQARRLLLTHLPVWNDASVSVSEARETYSGDLAVAVAGVSYVVGSPFSAPLAVQGGVHPAG from the coding sequence ATGAAACTGACCATTGTGGGCTGCAGCGGATCCTTCCCCGGCCCGGCCTCGCCGGCGTCGTGCTACCTCGTGACCGCCAACGACGGCGTCCGCGACTGGCGGATCCTGCTGGACCTCGGCAACGGATCGCTGGGTGCGCTGCAGCGCTACATGGACCTGCGGGACATTGACGCCGTCCTGTTGACCCACCTGCATCCGGACCACTGCATGGATCTGTGCGGCCTCCACGTCGCCGTGCACTGGGACCCCTCCGGCTGGAACCGGGACCGGATCAAGGTCTGGGGGCCGGCGGCAACGGCGGACCGGATGGCCACGGCCTACGGGCTGGAGCTGGACCCGGGCATGCACGAGGATTTCGAGTTCTCCAACTGGACCGCCGGCAGCGCAGTGCAGATCGGGCCGTTCACCGTGACCCCGTACCCGGTGCGGCACCCGGCCGAAGAGGCCTACGCCCTGCGCGTGGAAGCCCGCACCCTGGACGCCGACGGCGAGCCCGCGCTCCGGACCCTGGCGTATTCCGGGGATACCGATTCCTGCCCCGGGCTGGAAGATGCCGCCCGGGACACCGATGTCTTCCTCTGTGAAGCTGCGTTCCACGAGGGCCGGGATGACGCCATCGAAGGGGTGCACCTGACCGGGCGCCGCGCCGGAGCAGCGGCCACCGCAGCGCAGGCCCGGCGCCTGCTCCTCACGCACCTGCCGGTCTGGAACGACGCCAGCGTCAGCGTCTCGGAAGCACGCGAAACCTACAGCGGGGACCTCGCCGTCGCCGTGGCCGGTGTCTCCTACGTCGTCGGCAGCCCGTTCAGTGCACCCCTCGCTGTGCAGGGCGGGGTCCATCCGGCGGGGTAG